Proteins from one Cydia fagiglandana chromosome 13, ilCydFagi1.1, whole genome shotgun sequence genomic window:
- the LOC134670173 gene encoding pyridoxal kinase, giving the protein MSEDTPRVLSIQSHVVHGYVGNKSAVFPLQVLGFEVDSINTVQFSTHTAYKHIKGNVLKNEEMEELIDGLTLNEVDYYTHLITGYSRSPDSLKQIAGIIKKLKQKNPNLIYVCDPVMGDNGKMYVPEDILPVYRDIVVPLADIITPNQFEAELMTGLRVENVEGACKVIEVLHSKGVKTVVLSSTDLGDSDNMIAIASSNGECYTIQIPKVDATFTGTGDLFAALFLAWAYKTADNLQLTLEKTIATLQAIVKDTYQKARGKHPTGKVPPALIELRLIQNKATIEDPAIQINAKKLDCSC; this is encoded by the exons atgtctGAAGATACGCCTAGAGTTCTCTCAATTCAAAGCCATGTCGTACACGGATACGTCGGTAATAAAAGTGCAGTTTTTCCTTTGCAA GTATTAGGATTTGAAGTCGATTCTATCAACACAGTCCAGTTCTCAACACATACTGCATATAAACACATAAAGGGCAATGTGTTGAAAAATGAAGAAATGGAGGAACTCATTGATGGTCTGACATTGAATGAGGTTGACTATTACACACACCTCATTACTGGCTACTCGAGATCACCAGACTCTTTAAAACAAATAGCTGGAATCATCAAAAAGCTGAAACAGAAGAATCCTAACTTAATATATG TTTGCGATCCAGTCATGGGCGACAACGGCAAAATGTACGTCCCAGAAGACATATTACCTGTGTACCGGGACATAGTGGTGCCACTCGCAGACATCATCACTCCCAACCAGTTTGAAGCTGAACTAATGACTGGCCTTCGAGTAGAGAACGTAGAGGGAGCTTGCAAAGTTATTGAAGTGCTGCATAGTAAAGGCGTGAAGACTGTAGTGCTTTCGAGCACGGATTTGGGTGACAGTGACAATATGATTGCAATAGCCAGCTCAAATG GTGAATGTTACACAATCCAGATTCCGAAAGTGGACGCGACGTTCACGGGCACCGGCGACCTGTTCGCAGCACTGTTCCTGGCGTGGGCGTATAAAACTGCCGACAACTTGCAGCTCACGCTCGAGAAGACGATCGCTACGCTGCAGGCCATTGTCAAAGACACCTACCAGAAAGCTAGAG GCAAACACCCTACTGGCAAGGTGCCCCCGGCGCTGATAGAGCTCAGATTGATACAGAACAAAGCCACCATCGAAGATCCGGCCATACAAATCAATGCTAAGAAGCTGGATTGTAGTTGttaa
- the LOC134669877 gene encoding WD repeat and HMG-box DNA-binding protein 1-like, translating to MKIDSRPLRYAHAEGYTDVCYTEDGQHIITCGNDGDVRIWVDIKDDDRNSHCVGESATAVCFKDKRLYVATDNHAVQAYTFLAFDKDGIVTRFTASVTQIMTSTKIEALGCTSENMEAKICSPEGGAPLFMMSEHKGPVLSIALCPQMKYSATSCGDGMLRIWDIDTQKMVKEIACVPKRIKCAISQCRFSPCGQYLAASTIAGQIAVWEVQSGTCTGIIEHPTSHNVTAIAWNPKGNGVLAYCDVSGQLGALMNCYGKDSKADADAPDDVEMVERADDGNDLDNLIENYNSDDDDNAISLEKLKNETLGLGTVRDEDESRPVSRHEPAATTVPPQAPFQLSATPGHLEHRYMCWNDIGIVRCHTQENGESTIDVEFHDTNLHHGINLNNYLNHTMASLSASVLVLACETSSVHDFRTRNKSRMKLGIPGCQHNAFRRNPRTHEAGPARRRRRARAARWAPMPGEAAARRPRVAKLVCISLVGSSKEWSVSMPDTEEILCVTAGSDVVACATNARLLRLFTPMGTQRQV from the exons atgaaaatagatAGTAGACCCCTAAGATATGCTCATGCAGAGGGTTATACGGATGTTTGCTACACTGAAGACGGACA GCATATAATTACTTGCGGCAATGACGGAGATGTTCGAATATGGGTTGACATAAAAGACGACGATCGTAACTCCCATTGCGTTGGAGAGAGCGCGACAGCGGTGTGTTTTAAAGACAAGAGGCTGTATGTGGCTACTGATAATCATGCTGTACAAGCTTACACATTCCTGGCTTTCGACAAAGACGGTATTGTCACTAGATTTACTGCATCGGTAACACAAATTATGACAAGCACTAAAATTGAG gcTTTGGGCTGTACATCAGAAAACATGGAAGCAAAAATATGTAGTCCAGAAGGAGGTGCTCCTTTATTTATGATGTCTGAACACAAAGGCCCAGTCCTCAGTATAGCACTGTGTCCACAAATGAAATATTCGGCCACATCTTGTGGGGACGGCATGTTGAGGATATGGGACATTGACACACAGAAAATGGTCAAAGAAATAGCTTGTGTTCCTAAACGT ATAAAATGTGCAATATCCCAATGTCGCTTTTCACCATGTGGTCAATATTTGGCGGCAAGCACCATAGCCGGGCAGATAGCGGtgtgggaagtacagtccggtACTTGCACGGGCATCATCGAGCATCCCACATCACATAATGTTACAGCGATAGCATGGAACCCTAaag GAAATGGTGTGTTGGCGTATTGCGATGTGTCCGGGCAGCTGGGTGCACTGATGAATTGCTATGGCAAGGACAGCAAGGCTGATGCTGATGCGCCTGACGATGTTGAAATGGTGGAGAGAGCTGATGATG GTAATGACTTGGACAATTTGATCGAAAACTATAACAGTGACGACGATGACAACGCGATATCGCTAGAGAAGCTCAAGAATGAAACGCTAGGGTTGGGGACAGTGAGAGACGAAGACGAGTCAAGACCCGTGTCGCGGCACGAGCCGGCGGCGACCACGGTGCCGCCGCAGGCGCCGTTCCAGCTTTCTGCGACCCCGGGACACCTTGAACATAG ATACATGTGCTGGAACGACATCGGCATAGTCCGATGCCACACGCAGGAGAACGGCGAGTCGACCATCGACGTAGAGTTCCACGACACCAACCTCCACCACGGGATCAATCTCAACAACTACCTGAATCACACCATGGCCAGCCTGTCTGCGAGCGTGCTGGTGTTGGCCTGTGAAACGTCTAG TGTCCACGATTTCCGCACGCGAAACAAGTCGCGAATGAAGCTGGGCATTCCCGGTTGTCAGCACAACGCGTTCCGCCGCAACCCGCGCACTCACGAGGCGGGCCCCgcgcgccgccggcgccgcgcccgcgccgcgcgctgGGCGCCGATGCCCGGCGAGGCGGCCGCGCGGCGCCCCCGCGTCGC CAAACTAGTATGCATATCGCTGGTCGGCAGCAGCAAGGAGTGGAGCGTTTCCATGCCCGATACCGAGGAGATCCTGTGCGTCACGGCGGGCAGCGACGTCGTCGCGTGTGCGACTAACGCGAGGTTGCTGCGGCTGTTCACGCCAATGGGCACGCAGAGACAGGTctg A